The following are encoded in a window of Solidesulfovibrio magneticus RS-1 genomic DNA:
- a CDS encoding DUF2491 family protein, producing MFFSKRPKADNHPAYPNFPLELRIGAILAVDVAEALRFEGLGLTIAPPQGELLVEALSSTSLFGLKLVRAYAKQGEATYLFQFNQDGAGALLDVSFFRLLQEIRPATAADWGLWLDAGGLIGGKDLNAPNGQTYLRQWGDGDYAPPVEAEELLFTDPKDPPRCLAHQMHLYTREVGDENENMLVSADTEPEAALVRAWIGLDLTPYGVKVY from the coding sequence ATGTTTTTCAGCAAACGGCCAAAGGCGGACAATCATCCCGCCTATCCGAATTTCCCCCTTGAACTGCGCATTGGGGCCATCTTGGCCGTGGACGTAGCCGAAGCCCTGCGCTTTGAGGGCCTGGGACTAACCATCGCCCCGCCCCAGGGCGAACTGTTGGTGGAAGCACTGTCGTCCACCTCGCTGTTCGGCCTGAAGTTGGTCCGGGCCTACGCCAAACAAGGTGAGGCCACCTATCTCTTCCAGTTCAACCAGGACGGGGCCGGTGCCCTGCTCGACGTCAGCTTCTTTCGCCTGCTCCAAGAAATCCGCCCTGCTACTGCCGCAGATTGGGGTCTGTGGCTAGATGCCGGAGGGCTTATCGGCGGCAAGGATCTCAATGCTCCCAACGGCCAGACCTATCTGCGCCAATGGGGGGACGGCGACTATGCGCCCCCGGTGGAAGCGGAAGAATTACTCTTTACAGATCCGAAAGACCCGCCGCGCTGCCTTGCCCACCAGATGCACCTCTATACCCGCGAGGTGGGGGACGAAAACGAGAACATGCTGGTAAGCGCCGACACAGAGCCTGAAGCGGCCCTTGTACGGGCCTGGATCGGCCTGGATCTCACGCCCTACGGGGTCAAGGTTTATTAA